In a genomic window of Branchiostoma lanceolatum isolate klBraLanc5 chromosome 12, klBraLanc5.hap2, whole genome shotgun sequence:
- the LOC136446409 gene encoding uncharacterized protein has protein sequence MSKFIKPHMQQQARLIWSNLEGDAKQEIKLLSARDKGDPRVILDTLKGAFQDTLSANIITGRFYTNAMGRARRRDPEICANPDKALRDQFIEGIRDRESKLELLRRVRVQPDITFCGIKDEALALAEESSRVRSMLLLVSERGSHNA, from the exons ATGTCTAAGTTCATCAAACCCCACATGC AACAGCAAGCCCGGTTGATATGGTCAAACCTTGAAGGGGATGCAAAACAGGAGATAAAGCTACTAAGTGCCCGGGACAAAGGGGATCCGCGGGTGATTCTAGATACCTTAAAGGGGGCCTTCCAAGACACCCTCTCGGCGAATATCATTACGGGGAGGTTCTATA CTAATGCCATGGGCCGGGCCCGCCGACGAGACCCCGAGATTTGTGCAAATCCAGACAAAGCGCTAAGGGATCAGTTTATCGAGGGCATCAGAGACCGAGAGAGTAAGCTAGAACTCCTGCGCAGAGTCAGGGTGCAGCCCGATATTACGTTTTGCGGAATCAAAGACGAAGCTCTCGCTTTGGCGGAAGAAAGCAGTCGAGTGCGAAGTATGCTGCTCCTCGTGTCAGAGAGAGGGTCACATAATGCGTGA